A single Curtobacterium sp. MCSS17_015 DNA region contains:
- the purE gene encoding 5-(carboxyamino)imidazole ribonucleotide mutase, producing the protein MTDSSAPAPLVSVIMGSDSDWPTMRAAADVLDELGIPFEADVVSAHRTPDKMMRFGRTAAERGIRVVIAGAGGAAHLPGMVASVTTLPVIGVPVQLARLDGLDSLLSIVQMPAGIPVATMAINGAANAGLLAARIIGTSEPAVAARLAEYAAGLEQAVERKAQALRDAR; encoded by the coding sequence GTGACCGACAGCTCCGCACCAGCCCCCCTCGTCTCCGTCATCATGGGTTCCGACTCGGACTGGCCGACCATGCGCGCCGCGGCCGACGTCCTCGACGAGCTCGGCATCCCGTTCGAGGCCGACGTCGTGTCGGCGCACCGCACCCCGGACAAGATGATGCGCTTCGGCCGGACCGCCGCCGAGCGCGGCATCCGGGTCGTGATCGCCGGTGCCGGGGGAGCGGCGCACCTGCCCGGTATGGTCGCCTCGGTCACGACCCTGCCGGTGATCGGCGTCCCGGTGCAGCTCGCACGGCTGGACGGTCTCGACTCGCTCCTGTCGATCGTGCAGATGCCCGCTGGCATCCCCGTGGCGACGATGGCCATCAACGGCGCGGCCAACGCCGGACTCCTCGCGGCGCGCATCATCGGCACGTCGGAGCCCGCGGTCGCGGCACGGCTCGCGGAGTACGCCGCCGGGCTCGAACAGGCCGTCGAGCGGAAGGCGCAGGCGCTCCGCGACGCGCGCTGA